A region of the Desulfomicrobium macestii genome:
CTGGCTCAGTCAGACAGCCGACGGTCCGCCACTCCCGGCCCCCACCAAACCCTGCGGTACGTCGGTGAATGTAAAGGCAGAAATGCACCGTCCTGTCCCCGGCGTCATTCCCGCGAAGGCGGGAATCCATGCTTTTGATCGAAAGCACCCGATGCCTCCACGATGGAAAAAGACAAGGGCTATAACCAAAAACGCAGTAACCTTGGGAGCAGTGTCTTCTCCCTTTGCCATGCGTAAGGGTACTTCCATGGAAGATTTCAGATACCGGCAGATCGAGCAGAACCTCATGCAGCAGATCGTCTCGGGTACTCTCGGCCCCGGAGCCAGGCTGCCTTCCCTGCGCCATGTCAGCCTGCGCAGCCGGGTGGCGGTCAGCACCGTGCTCCAGGCCTATGCCGAGCTGGAGCGCAAGGGGGTCATCGAGTCGCGCCCCAGGTCCGGGTTTTTCGTGCGGAGCGACACGCGGCAGCTGCCGCCTCCGCCGCGCAACCCTCGGCCCGTGCTCCGGCCGCACACCGTCAACCGCAGCCAGCTCATCTCCGCCGTGCTTGAGACCGTGGGCGACCGGGAGCTTGTGCCCCTGGGCATCAATTGCCCGTCGGAAGATCTGCTGCCCTACCGCGAACTGGCCAAGGTGGCGGCGCGCCTGTCGAGGGAAGATCCCAAGCGCCAGGTCGGCTACCTGCCCGTGGAGGGCAGCCTGGAGCTGCGCCGCCAGCTGTCCCTGCGCGCGGCCCAGGCGGGGCTTGCGGTGCGGCCCGAGGAGATCATCATCACCTGTGGGGCCCTTGAGGCCCTGCACGTGGCCGTGCGCAGCCTGGTCCGCCCCGGAGACAACGTGCTCATCCAGGCTCCGTCCTATTTCTGCTTTCAGCAGCTTCTCGAGAATCAGGGCGTGCGTTCCATCGAGATCCCCTCGCATCCTCGGCACGGGGTGGACCCCGCCGACGTGGAGCGGGCGCTTGAGCGCTTCGACATCAGCGCCTGCATCTTTACCCCCAATTTCAACAATCCCGACGGTTCCCTGACTTCGGACAGCGCCAAGCGCGAAATCGTGGAACTTCTGGCCAGACGGGAAATACCGCTCATCGAGGACGATGTGGCCGGAGACCTCCATTTTGGTCCGACCCGCCCCACGGTCTTCAAGATGTACGATGCGCAAGGGTTGGTCATTCTATGTTCGTCCCTTTCCAAGACTCTGTGTCCGGGCTACCGCATCGGTTGGATCATGCCGGGCCGGTTTTATCGCGAGGCCTACGAGGTCAAGGCCACCACCAACGTCTGCTCCGCGACCCTCACCCAGGAGGCCGTGGGCCTCTATTTGCGCGAGGGCCGGTATGATCGGCACTTGCGCGGTCTGCGCCGGGCCTTGCAGGAGCAGACACAGTCCATGCAGCTGCACGTCAGCCGCACCTTCCCGGAAGGCACGCGGGTCGGCAGGCCCGAAGGCGGGGGCGTGCTGTGGGTGGAACTGCCGACGGGCGTGGATTCGGTGGAGCTCATGTACCGGGCCAGGGCGGCGGGCATCAGCATCGCCCCCGGCACCATCTTTTCGACCCAGGATCGTTTTTCCGGGCATGTGCGGCTCAACTCCGGCAATCCCTGGACCTCGGAATTGGCGGGCGGGATAGAACGCCTGGGCGGCCTGGTGGCCGAGATGGTCGGCGGGTGAGGCGCGCTTGTGTCATTTTGGCATATTGACGAGGCTTCCGTGCTGGTCGAGGAAACGGGCATGTCCATGAACACCCCCCTTTTTCCCCGTAAACTGTATGTGGAGCCGGCGACCCTGTGCAATCTGGGCTGCGCCATGTGCGTCAAGCATTCCGCGGGCTGGGACTGCGAGGACGCGCTCATGTCCAGGGCGACCTTCGAGGCCCTGACCCCTCTTTTTCCCCATCTGGACACGCTCAACCTGAACGGCATTGGCGAATCCCTGATGCATCCGGAGCTGGCTGCGTTCATCGCCCTTGCCAGGGCCAAAGTGCCAGATGGCTGCGTCATCGGGTTTCAGTCCAACGGCATGCTCCTGACCAGAGGTTTGGCCGGAGAACTCATGGATGCAGGGCTCGACCGGATCTGTTTTTCCGTGGATTCGCCGGATGCGGATCAGCTGGAGCGTTTTCGTGCCGGAGCCGAGCTCGGTCAGGTCGGACAGGCCTTTGAGCTGATGCGCGGAGCAGCAGGCCGCCCGGGGGCGCGGCCTTTGTCGCTTGGCGTGGAGACCGTGGTCAGCGCCCAGAATTATTCCAGTCTCCCTGACATGGTCTCATGGTGTGCGGATCGCGGCGTCGATTTCGTCATCGTGTCCCATGTCCTGCCCTACAATGCCTCCGACGCCCCGCAAAGCCTGTACGTGCCCTTGTCCCGCCGCTGTCTGGATTTTTACCGCGAATGGGAAAAGGTCTTTCACGCCGAAGGGCTGGATGTTTCACATTCCTATACATCCTTTTACGCGGTGTTTCGCACACCGGAGCAACAGCGGCTGGTCGACATCATTCTGGCCATGAAGGAGGACGCGCAGGGACGCGGTCTGCAATTCAGCCTGCCCAATGCCATGAACGTCGATTTCGAGCGCCTGGAGCGCGTTCGCGAGACATTTGCCCGCGCCATGGATGTTGCGCAGGCAAGGGGGATTCGCCTTGATCTGCCCGAAACGGAGGCGCGGGAGCCCCGGGAATGCGCGTTTGTCCGCGATCCGAGCCTGTTCGTGGCGTACGACGGCGCCTTGGCTCCCTGCTATTATCTGTGGCACAGCTATTCGGCCTGGCTGCTTGGCTCCGAGGTGCGCGTCAGGCAGCGGGCCTTCGGCCTGGTACCGGAGGATGATCCTTTGCAGGTCTGGCGGTCTGGGGATTTTGTCCGTTTTCGAGACGAGGCCGTGCGTGAGGAATATGCCCGCTGTGCCGATTGCAGCGTGGTTCCATGCGATCATGTGCAGGGCTTTCCCGCGCCTTTCGCCAAGGACTGCTATGGCCAGACAGTGCCGTGCGGAGTCTGTCCGTGGTCCGGCGGCGGATTTGCCTGCCTGCGATAAAAAAAGGGAGGCGCTGATGGCCTCCCTTCGGTGTCGTGCGTCGGATCTGCGGTGGCTGGTTTTTTTAAAACTCTTGAAATTCACAGGCCGCTTAAAAATGGTGAGATGCAAGGAAGCGAAAAAAGCCAGGCGCGCAGTGTATTGGGCATACATAAGCGGTCTGGCTTTTTTCGCTGACGCATCAGATTGCCGTTTTTAAGCGGACTGTTAGCCCATTGCGGCAGGTCCGGTTTCCTGGGTGCGGATGCGCACGGCGGCGGCGCATTCGAGCACGAAGATCACTCCATCGCCTTCCTTGCCGGTCCGGGCTCCCGCGTTGATGGCCTCCACGGCCTGCTCGGCGAAATCGTCGTTGACTCCGATCTCCAGTCTCAACTTCTTCAGCAGGTTCACTTCCATGACCACGCCTCGGTAAGTTTCGGTGAATCCTTTCTGGCGTCCGCTGCCGAGCACGTTGGTGACGGACATGTTGTAGATTTTCTTGGCGTACAGCTCTTGCTTGACTGCGTTCAGGCACTCGGGCCGGATATATGCTACTACGAGTTTCATGGCGTTATCCCTCTTATTCGTTGGTGAAGATCTGGAAGCCGTTGTAGGATTCCATGCCGTGTTCGGTGATGTCGAGACCCTTGAGTTCTTCTTCCTGGGTGACGCGTACGCCGATGGTCATCTTCAGGATGGTGAACAGGGCCAGACCCGCGCCGAAGGCCCAGGCAAAGACCGCTGCCGCGCCGATGAGCTGCGTGACGAGGATCTCGCTGCCGCCGCCGTAAAAGATGCCCACGTTGTCGCCGTAGCCGGGAGCCGCGAAGAAACCCACCGCAATGGTGCCGAACACGCCGCACACGCCGTGCACGGAGGAGGCGCCGACCGGATCATCGATCTTGAGGACCTGGTCGATGAATTCGATGGAAATGATGACCAGGACGCCGGCCAGCAGGCCGATGATCAGCGAGCCCACGGGAGAGACTTCGTAACAGCCGGCGGTGATGGCCACCAGGCCGGCCAGCGCGCCGTTCAGGGACATGGAGGTGTCCGGCTTGCCGTGCTTGATCCAGGCGAAGATCATGGCGCCAAGAGCACCGGTGCAGGCTGCCATGGCGGTGTTGACCGCGATATAGCCGATGGTGCCGTCAGCGGTGGTGGTGCTGCCGGGGTTGAAGCCGAACCAGCCGAACCAGAGGATGAACACGCCAAGACCGGCCAGGGGGATGTTGTGCCCGGGGATGGCCTTGGCCTTGCCGTCGGCGGTGTACTTGCCCAGACGGGGCCCGACTACGATCGCACCGGCCAGGGCGATCCAGCCGCCTACGGAGTGAACCACGGTGGAGCCTGCGAAGTCGATGAAGCCCATGGCTTCGAGCCAGCCCGCGCCGAGCTCGTCACCACCCCAGAGACTGGCCCATGCCCAGTGTCCGGAGACGGGATAGATGAGGGCCGTGACCGCGATGCTGACGATGATGTAGGCCGAAAATTTGGTCCGCTCGGCAATGCCGCCGGAAATGATTGTCGCTGCCGTGGCCGCGAATACGGACTGGAAGAACAGGAAGGTCAGATCCCATTGTCCGGCTGCGCTGGTCGGATCGACCCCGGACAGGGCAAAGCCGCTGGAACCGAAGAAACCCGCGATGTCCTGGCCGAACATGATGCCGAATCCAACCAGGAAGAATACCGGCACGCCGGCGGAAAAATCGAGCAGGTTTTTCATGAGGATGTTGCCGGCGTTCTTGGCGCGGGAAAAACCCATTTCTACCAGGGCGAAGCCCGGCTGCATGAACATGACCAGAATGGCCGCGATCAGGGTCCAGAGCAGGTTGCCGTGCTCCTGCGAGAGCGCTTCGCCTTCGGCAAAGGCCATGGCGGGGGTGAAGGTTGCAAGCAATAGGGTCAAGGCCCAGACTTTTGGTCTGAGCAGGGCGGTTGTTTGTTTTTTCTCTTCGAACATGATGACCTCCGTGGTGGTGAGTGTTGATACCTCCACAAAAGCACAGGGGATGCCAAAGTTGTTAACAATCTGTTTTTTAATACTATGTTCTGTTTCAGCATGCGTTCTCCTGCGGTATTTGTTATTTTTTGAGCCTTTTTTTCGGGTAGATTTCGTTGTAAATTAACATTTATGTATAATAACGTGTGAATGTTCTTGTGGTTCCGCTTCTCTGCCGTTAGTTTTGTGATGGCTTTATGCTTTCTCTTTTATTTCAGCATATTAATTTTTTTTCCAATTTTGAAATACGTTTGGCGATCGCGTCCCTGTCGTCGCGCTCTGGATTTTCTTTTCAGACAAGCCAAATTTCACCGAATACTCCCTTTTTGATAAATCTGCCTCTCGCGGAAGCACTTGCCCGGGCGCTCATTTCGATTTTTGCGTCGAGTTGTCATGTCATATGTCGCTTTACGCCGACAAATTTGTTTATTTTTACAAAATAGTCGTCAGGCTTGGTGTCGCTGTTTTACAAAAAAAGACAATTTGTCGTTTGTTCTGTACGAAATTGTATTGAAATGAATTTCTGTTGCTCAGTCTGTTTTCTCAATACCCTGATATGAAATGATTTTTTCCTGTGGCACCGTCCTTGCTCATATCCGACAAAAATGGAGGTGCATTGTGAATCCGACAGATACCGCTTTTATCATCATTTGTGCTGCCCTGGTCATGTTCATGACCCCAGGGCTCGCCCTCTTCTACGCGGGCATGACCCGTTCCAAGAACGCCCTGGGAACCATAATGCAGAGTTTTGCCGCCCTTGGCGTCATCACCCTGGTCTGGATTTTCTGGGGATATTCCCTGTCGTTCGGTACTGACATGAACGGCCTCATCGGCGGGCTGGACTTTGTGGGGATGGCCGGAGTCGGCATGGAACCGCACGAGTCCATAGCCACCAATCTTCCGCACATGGTCTTCATGATCTTTCAGTGCATGTTCGCCATCATCACCCCCGCCCTGATCTCCGGCGCCTTTGCCGAGCGTATGCGTTTTTCCGCCTTTATCATTTTCATCATCCTGTGGTGTACGTTCGTCTATGCTCCTTTGTGCCACTGGGTCTGGGGCGGCGGCTGGATGGCCCAGATGGGCGCCATGGATTTTGCGGGTGGAGCGGTCGTACACATGAGCTCGGCCAGCGCGGCCCTGGCCGCGGTTCTGGTCATCGGCAAGCGCAAGGGCTACGGCAAGCGCTCCTTCTTGCCGCACAACCTGCCCATGACCATGATCGGTACGGCGCTCCTGTGGTTCGGCTGGTTCGGTTTCAACGCCGGCAGCGCCCTGGCCGCCGACGGCCTGGCCGGCAACGCCTTTGTGACCACTCACATCGCGGCCGCCACTGCCATGCTTGCCTGGGTGTTCGCGGAATGGAAGTTTCACGGCAAACCCACAACCCTGGGCGCGGCTTCCGGCGCGGTGGCAGGGCTTGTGGCCATTACTCCGGCGGCAGGTTTTGTCGGCATCATGGCTTCCGTGCTCATTGGGCTTGGCGCTGGCGTGCTGTGCTACTTCGGCGTGAGCCTCAAGGCCCGCTTCGGCTACGACGACAGTCTTGACGTGGTCGGCATTCACGGAGTGGGCGGAGTCTGGGGCGCCTTGGCCACCGGTCTTTTCGCCAGCCAAGCCATAAACCCGGCCGGATTCAACGGTCTCTTCTACGGCAATCCCGGCCAGCTCTGGATTCAGTTTGTATCCGTCGTGGCCACCTGTGCCTTTTCATTTGTCGTATCCTATGTTTTGCTCAAGATCGTTAACGCCATCGTGCCCATTCGTGTCACCGAAGAAGAGGAAGAGGCCGGCCTTGACGTGGCCATTCACAGCGAATCCGCTTACCAGGCCTGATTTGCCAACCACTTGAGGAGGAATCATGAAACGAGTAGAAATAATCACCCGGCCCTACAAGCTGGACGAAATCAAGGAAGCCCTGACGGGCATGGGCATTCAGGGCATGACGGTCACCGACGTGCGGGGGTTTGGACGCCAGCGCGGCCACAAGGAAGTCTATCGCGGGGCCGAATATCAGGTCGACTTCGTGTCCAAGGTCAAGATCGAGATAGTCATCGACGACGACATGCTTGATCAGACCCTGGAGGTCATCCAGCAGGCCGCCAAGACCGGCAAGATCGGCGACGGCAAGATCTTTGTCTCCACCATCGACAACGCCATCCGCATCCGCACCGGAGAATCCGGCGGATCGGCCCTCTAGGAACGGGCAGCTTCGGCTGCCCATTCTCGACATGAGCATCGAAACCTTACGCCTGGCCCGGGACCTTTACCGCAACGTGAATGCGGACCCGGGCCATTCTCCTGCCTGGTTCTCCGCGTGCATGGATGATTGGGTACGCACGGCCTGTCAAAGTCGCCTCGACTCCGGCGGGGGGACGCTGGTCCTGGCCCTAGGCGGGTATGGTCGCTCCCGGCTTTTCCCTTATTCAGACATCGACCTTCTGGTCTGCCTGCCCGAATCGGGCGCTCCCGATCCCGAGCTTCTGGCCCAGGACCTGTTTCTTCCGCTGTGGGACAGCGGTTTTGACGTCGGGCACGGCATCAGGACCGTCTCCGAGACCATCGACCTGGCCGCCGCCGATTTCGAAGTTCTGTGCTCGCTCCTCGATGCCCGGCTGCTGTATGGCTCCGCGGATCTGTTTTCCGATTTTCAGACTGCCGTTGCGCGGGATCTTGTCATTCCCCTTCGCGCGGAACTTTTCTCCTGGCTCGCCGGACGTCATGAGGCGCGGCACGAGCGCTTCGGCGATACCGCGCATCTCTTGTCCCCAAGCCTCAAGGAGGGCCGGGGAGGGCAGCGCGATCACCAGACTACGCAGTGGCTGGAAACCTTGTGCCGCATGGGGGGGGATTCGTGGCCCCTTCTTTCGGCTTCCGAGCGGGAAGCATTGTCGCGCAGCGCCGATTTCATTTCAATGGCAAGAGTGGCTCTGCATCGCGTCAGCAAGCGCAAGAATGATGTCCTGCATCTGGAACTGCAGCCCGAGATAGCGCAGCTCATCGGCTATGGTCCGGCCACCGACAGGGATTCGGTGGAAAGGTTTCTCTCCGGGCTGCACAAGGCCATGGCCGAAACGAGGCTGCTTTGCCGGCTCTGCCTGGACAAGGCGCGGGTTCTCGCCGGAGGCGCTGCTTCCGGGAAACCCAGCGCCCCGGCCGGCCTTGATTTTTCCATTCTTGTCGCCGATCCGGCCAACGTCTTGGAATTGTTCCGGCACAGCGCGCAGACCGGGATTCCCATTGGCTGGCATACTCGGCGCATTATCCAGGACCGTTTTCCCGCCTTGTCCCTGGACCTGAACTGGCAGAAGCCCATTGTCTCGCGTTTCGAAGAGATTCTGTGCAGCGCGCACGCCGGGCACGCTCTCGACCAGATGCTTGAGGTCGGTTTCTTGAACCTTTTTGTGCCCGAGTTTTCGGCCATCGAGCATCTGGTCCAATTTGACGCCTATCACAAGCTTCCAGCCGGTCCGCATCTGGTCGAGACGGTGCGCAATCTTGCGGCCTTCGACCAGGATCATGAATTTATGGGTGATTTTCTGCACTCCCTGCGCAGCGATCCCTGTCTGCGCTGGGCCGCGCTGCTGCACGACATCGGCAAGGGTAACGGGGATCACGCCGTCAAGGGCGCGCGGCTCTCGCGTCTCATTCTTGAGCGTTTGGGATATGGCGATAATTTTGTTCAGGAATGCGCCTTTCTGATCGAACACCATCTGCTTCTGGTGCATACCGCCACGCGTCACGATCTGGGAGAGGAGTCCGTCGTCATGGAACTTGCCCAGACGCTTGGCAGCGTGAGGCGCCTCGACCTGCTGACCCTGTTGACCTGGGCCGACTCCATGGCCACCGGCCCCAAGGCCTGGAATCCATGGATCGAGAATCTTTTGCGGGAAACCTATTTCAAGACGCGCAAGGTCCTTGAATATGGATTAATGTCCGATGAAACCCTCGTGCACAGGCTCAGCACCCTGCGCGATGCCCTGCGCTCCAGCCGTCCTGCCCATTTTTCCATCCGCGATTTCGAGCGCTTTCTCTCCGTCATGCCCGCCAGGTACCTGATGCAGACCGCGCCCAAGCGCATCATCGAGCATATCGAGCAGGTCCATGCTTTTCGTGAATGCCCTGATTGCGGACCGTTTCACCTTTCGTGGGAGCACAGGCCCCATTCAAGGTCGTTGCGCGTCACGCTGGTCTCCACCGACCGCCCCGGGCTCTTTGCCCGAGTGTGCGCGGCCCTGGTCCGGCATGGGATGTCCGTGCTTGGCGCGGAACTTTGTGTCTGGGATGACAAGACGGTCGTGGACGTGTTCTGGGTCACCGAACCTCTGGACATGCTTTATGCCGACCAGACGGTCGAAGCCGTTCAATCCAGCCTTTTTGGCCTGCTTGCCGACGAGAACAGGCTGGATCAGCTCCCTGTGCAGATCACCACGCGACTCCGGAAGGTTTTCGCACTGGACCGCGATCTGGTCAGCGTTCGCCTCGACAACGGCGTTTCGGATTTTTATACGGTGCTTTCCATTGAAGCTCCGGATGTGCCCGGACTTCTGGCCACGGTTTCGCTTTGCCTTTACCGGCTTGGCGTTGACCTCGTCTTTGCCAAG
Encoded here:
- a CDS encoding aminotransferase-like domain-containing protein, with product MEDFRYRQIEQNLMQQIVSGTLGPGARLPSLRHVSLRSRVAVSTVLQAYAELERKGVIESRPRSGFFVRSDTRQLPPPPRNPRPVLRPHTVNRSQLISAVLETVGDRELVPLGINCPSEDLLPYRELAKVAARLSREDPKRQVGYLPVEGSLELRRQLSLRAAQAGLAVRPEEIIITCGALEALHVAVRSLVRPGDNVLIQAPSYFCFQQLLENQGVRSIEIPSHPRHGVDPADVERALERFDISACIFTPNFNNPDGSLTSDSAKREIVELLARREIPLIEDDVAGDLHFGPTRPTVFKMYDAQGLVILCSSLSKTLCPGYRIGWIMPGRFYREAYEVKATTNVCSATLTQEAVGLYLREGRYDRHLRGLRRALQEQTQSMQLHVSRTFPEGTRVGRPEGGGVLWVELPTGVDSVELMYRARAAGISIAPGTIFSTQDRFSGHVRLNSGNPWTSELAGGIERLGGLVAEMVGG
- a CDS encoding radical SAM/SPASM family putative metalloenzyme maturase; amino-acid sequence: MSFWHIDEASVLVEETGMSMNTPLFPRKLYVEPATLCNLGCAMCVKHSAGWDCEDALMSRATFEALTPLFPHLDTLNLNGIGESLMHPELAAFIALARAKVPDGCVIGFQSNGMLLTRGLAGELMDAGLDRICFSVDSPDADQLERFRAGAELGQVGQAFELMRGAAGRPGARPLSLGVETVVSAQNYSSLPDMVSWCADRGVDFVIVSHVLPYNASDAPQSLYVPLSRRCLDFYREWEKVFHAEGLDVSHSYTSFYAVFRTPEQQRLVDIILAMKEDAQGRGLQFSLPNAMNVDFERLERVRETFARAMDVAQARGIRLDLPETEAREPRECAFVRDPSLFVAYDGALAPCYYLWHSYSAWLLGSEVRVRQRAFGLVPEDDPLQVWRSGDFVRFRDEAVREEYARCADCSVVPCDHVQGFPAPFAKDCYGQTVPCGVCPWSGGGFACLR
- a CDS encoding P-II family nitrogen regulator, with the protein product MKLVVAYIRPECLNAVKQELYAKKIYNMSVTNVLGSGRQKGFTETYRGVVMEVNLLKKLRLEIGVNDDFAEQAVEAINAGARTGKEGDGVIFVLECAAAVRIRTQETGPAAMG
- a CDS encoding ammonium transporter, giving the protein MFEEKKQTTALLRPKVWALTLLLATFTPAMAFAEGEALSQEHGNLLWTLIAAILVMFMQPGFALVEMGFSRAKNAGNILMKNLLDFSAGVPVFFLVGFGIMFGQDIAGFFGSSGFALSGVDPTSAAGQWDLTFLFFQSVFAATAATIISGGIAERTKFSAYIIVSIAVTALIYPVSGHWAWASLWGGDELGAGWLEAMGFIDFAGSTVVHSVGGWIALAGAIVVGPRLGKYTADGKAKAIPGHNIPLAGLGVFILWFGWFGFNPGSTTTADGTIGYIAVNTAMAACTGALGAMIFAWIKHGKPDTSMSLNGALAGLVAITAGCYEVSPVGSLIIGLLAGVLVIISIEFIDQVLKIDDPVGASSVHGVCGVFGTIAVGFFAAPGYGDNVGIFYGGGSEILVTQLIGAAAVFAWAFGAGLALFTILKMTIGVRVTQEEELKGLDITEHGMESYNGFQIFTNE
- a CDS encoding ammonium transporter — encoded protein: MNPTDTAFIIICAALVMFMTPGLALFYAGMTRSKNALGTIMQSFAALGVITLVWIFWGYSLSFGTDMNGLIGGLDFVGMAGVGMEPHESIATNLPHMVFMIFQCMFAIITPALISGAFAERMRFSAFIIFIILWCTFVYAPLCHWVWGGGWMAQMGAMDFAGGAVVHMSSASAALAAVLVIGKRKGYGKRSFLPHNLPMTMIGTALLWFGWFGFNAGSALAADGLAGNAFVTTHIAAATAMLAWVFAEWKFHGKPTTLGAASGAVAGLVAITPAAGFVGIMASVLIGLGAGVLCYFGVSLKARFGYDDSLDVVGIHGVGGVWGALATGLFASQAINPAGFNGLFYGNPGQLWIQFVSVVATCAFSFVVSYVLLKIVNAIVPIRVTEEEEEAGLDVAIHSESAYQA
- a CDS encoding P-II family nitrogen regulator is translated as MKRVEIITRPYKLDEIKEALTGMGIQGMTVTDVRGFGRQRGHKEVYRGAEYQVDFVSKVKIEIVIDDDMLDQTLEVIQQAAKTGKIGDGKIFVSTIDNAIRIRTGESGGSAL
- a CDS encoding [protein-PII] uridylyltransferase family protein, with the protein product MSIETLRLARDLYRNVNADPGHSPAWFSACMDDWVRTACQSRLDSGGGTLVLALGGYGRSRLFPYSDIDLLVCLPESGAPDPELLAQDLFLPLWDSGFDVGHGIRTVSETIDLAAADFEVLCSLLDARLLYGSADLFSDFQTAVARDLVIPLRAELFSWLAGRHEARHERFGDTAHLLSPSLKEGRGGQRDHQTTQWLETLCRMGGDSWPLLSASEREALSRSADFISMARVALHRVSKRKNDVLHLELQPEIAQLIGYGPATDRDSVERFLSGLHKAMAETRLLCRLCLDKARVLAGGAASGKPSAPAGLDFSILVADPANVLELFRHSAQTGIPIGWHTRRIIQDRFPALSLDLNWQKPIVSRFEEILCSAHAGHALDQMLEVGFLNLFVPEFSAIEHLVQFDAYHKLPAGPHLVETVRNLAAFDQDHEFMGDFLHSLRSDPCLRWAALLHDIGKGNGDHAVKGARLSRLILERLGYGDNFVQECAFLIEHHLLLVHTATRHDLGEESVVMELAQTLGSVRRLDLLTLLTWADSMATGPKAWNPWIENLLRETYFKTRKVLEYGLMSDETLVHRLSTLRDALRSSRPAHFSIRDFERFLSVMPARYLMQTAPKRIIEHIEQVHAFRECPDCGPFHLSWEHRPHSRSLRVTLVSTDRPGLFARVCAALVRHGMSVLGAELCVWDDKTVVDVFWVTEPLDMLYADQTVEAVQSSLFGLLADENRLDQLPVQITTRLRKVFALDRDLVSVRLDNGVSDFYTVLSIEAPDVPGLLATVSLCLYRLGVDLVFAKIATQKDKAMDILHIREGGEKIPDSECESLERSLCLLIRSLYA